The Chrysiogenia bacterium genome includes a region encoding these proteins:
- a CDS encoding mechanosensitive ion channel family protein yields MELDFLKETFYLGNSLRQWLVALGASAAALIALQILKGMVVGRLRAIAEKTTNDWDDLFVEMARRTRFWVLAIFSFWWGAHFLQAGTAGASPQKVLNALRIMGIVAGALQIGIWGNALISHWIDKKVSTEAEDTRAAFGALEVIGRVFLWALLLLLMFDNLGFDVGSLVAGLGIGGVAVALAVQNILGDILCSVSIMLDKPFEVGDFIVVDDKLGNVEKIGIKTTRVRSLQGEEIVFPNTDLVGSRIQNFKRMKERRIVSVLGVTYETPADKVEAIPGMITEVFGALDEARLDRAHFKSFGPSSLDYEIVYYVASGDYNLYMDLQQRLNLALLRRFQSEGIEFAYPTQTIHLAQAAAS; encoded by the coding sequence ATGGAACTCGATTTTCTCAAAGAGACGTTTTACCTGGGCAACAGCCTGCGGCAGTGGCTCGTTGCGCTGGGGGCTTCGGCTGCGGCGCTCATTGCGCTGCAGATCCTCAAGGGCATGGTTGTCGGGCGCCTCAGGGCCATTGCGGAGAAGACGACCAACGACTGGGACGATCTGTTTGTGGAGATGGCCCGGCGCACGCGCTTTTGGGTGCTGGCCATTTTCTCTTTCTGGTGGGGCGCGCATTTCCTCCAGGCCGGCACCGCAGGGGCTTCGCCCCAGAAAGTATTGAATGCGCTGCGCATCATGGGCATCGTCGCCGGCGCGCTGCAGATCGGCATCTGGGGCAACGCGCTCATCTCGCACTGGATCGACAAGAAAGTTTCGACCGAAGCGGAAGACACCCGCGCAGCCTTCGGCGCGCTCGAGGTGATCGGCCGCGTGTTCCTCTGGGCGCTTCTGCTGCTGCTCATGTTCGACAACCTGGGATTCGATGTGGGCTCGCTCGTGGCGGGCCTTGGCATCGGCGGCGTAGCCGTTGCGCTGGCGGTGCAGAATATTCTCGGTGACATCCTGTGTTCGGTCTCCATCATGCTGGACAAACCGTTCGAGGTAGGCGACTTCATCGTCGTGGACGACAAGCTCGGCAACGTGGAGAAAATCGGGATCAAAACGACGCGCGTGCGCAGCCTGCAGGGCGAAGAGATTGTCTTCCCCAACACCGACCTGGTGGGAAGCCGCATCCAGAACTTCAAGCGCATGAAAGAGCGCCGCATCGTGAGCGTACTGGGCGTTACCTACGAGACGCCGGCCGACAAGGTGGAAGCGATTCCCGGCATGATTACCGAGGTGTTCGGTGCGCTCGATGAAGCGCGTCTGGACCGCGCCCACTTCAAGAGTTTCGGCCCCTCGTCGCTCGACTATGAGATCGTCTATTACGTGGCCAGCGGCGACTACAATCTCTACATGGACCTGCAGCAGCGGCTGAACCTTGCATTGCTGCGCCGCTTCCAGAGCGAGGGGATCGAGTTCGCCTATCCCACGCAGACCATTCATCTGGCGCAGGCAGCCGCTTCCTGA
- a CDS encoding FdhF/YdeP family oxidoreductase, which produces MAKPAVRAAGGFRAIFYFVKKALSAGGLWKSWKRLRSNNACKTCALGMGGQAGGLVDEGGHFPSVCKKSIQVQAGDMAAAIPEGFFRFTSIEQMAGMSPAQLEAQGRLAFPIIAEPGDRYYRPISWEEAYDKTAAALRAAPPEEAFFYASGRSSNEAAFLFQLFARAYGSANIHNCSYYCHQASGVALSKIYGSGTASVVLEDLHKADFVMVIGANPPSNHPRLITQLMQLRRRGGKVLVVNPLKELGLQRFRVPSDWRSLLFGSSIANLYIQPHIGADIALLKAILKGVIEGGGVDEQFVSEHATGWAEVEADARAQNADQLAEAAGVPRAQIDQAVEMILSAKRGIFCWAMGITHHAHGVDNILELANLAMARGWLGREGAGLLPIRGHSNVQGVGSVGVAPALKAAFAEQMEARYGITVPAESGQDTYASMMAALEGRIRVSVQLGGNLYHSNPDADWAARALQNIPLTFQVSTQLNTGHAHGRGKTTIVVPALVRDEETQLTMQESMFNFVRISDGGQEAPEGEPRSEVDIIASLAERVLPERRFDWSELRSHEALRKAIGAVVPGYQPAGNVDPERKEFQVVGRTFHAPRFGTEDGKARFHVTQVPEYSRGPDEYQLMTIRSEGQFNTVVYEEEDLYRGNTTRDVVMMSAEDAERNGWSEGERVRVTTEVGSMSASVAITDIRAGNLAMYFPEANCLVPRKLDALSKTPAFKSVQARLESESGRQSEPVAEAG; this is translated from the coding sequence ATGGCGAAACCGGCAGTCCGCGCGGCGGGCGGTTTTCGGGCGATTTTTTATTTTGTGAAGAAGGCGCTCTCGGCGGGCGGCCTGTGGAAGAGCTGGAAGCGGCTGCGCTCGAACAATGCGTGCAAGACCTGCGCGCTGGGCATGGGCGGACAGGCCGGCGGGCTGGTCGACGAGGGCGGGCACTTCCCCTCGGTCTGCAAGAAGTCCATCCAGGTGCAGGCCGGCGACATGGCCGCGGCCATTCCCGAGGGGTTCTTCCGCTTTACCTCCATCGAGCAGATGGCGGGCATGAGCCCCGCGCAGCTCGAAGCGCAGGGGCGGCTGGCCTTTCCGATCATTGCCGAACCCGGCGACCGCTATTACCGGCCGATTTCCTGGGAAGAGGCCTACGACAAGACGGCCGCCGCGCTGCGGGCCGCGCCGCCCGAGGAAGCGTTCTTCTATGCCTCGGGCCGCTCATCGAACGAGGCGGCGTTTCTCTTTCAGTTATTCGCGCGCGCCTACGGCAGCGCCAACATTCACAACTGCAGCTACTACTGCCACCAGGCCAGCGGCGTGGCGCTCTCGAAGATCTACGGTTCGGGCACGGCCTCGGTCGTCCTTGAAGACCTGCACAAAGCCGATTTCGTCATGGTCATCGGCGCCAATCCCCCCAGCAATCACCCGCGGCTGATCACCCAGCTCATGCAGCTCCGGCGCCGCGGCGGCAAGGTGCTGGTCGTCAATCCGCTCAAGGAGCTGGGGCTCCAGCGTTTCCGGGTTCCTTCGGACTGGCGCAGCCTTCTTTTCGGCAGCTCCATTGCGAATCTCTACATTCAGCCCCACATCGGCGCCGACATCGCGCTTTTAAAGGCGATTTTGAAGGGCGTCATCGAGGGCGGCGGCGTGGACGAGCAGTTCGTGAGCGAGCACGCGACCGGCTGGGCCGAGGTCGAGGCCGACGCGCGCGCGCAGAACGCGGACCAACTTGCCGAGGCCGCCGGCGTGCCGCGCGCGCAGATCGATCAGGCGGTGGAGATGATCCTGTCGGCCAAGCGCGGCATCTTCTGCTGGGCCATGGGGATCACCCACCACGCCCACGGCGTCGACAACATTCTCGAGCTGGCCAACCTCGCCATGGCGCGCGGCTGGCTCGGGCGCGAGGGCGCGGGCCTGCTTCCCATTCGCGGTCACTCCAACGTGCAGGGCGTGGGATCGGTGGGCGTCGCCCCGGCGCTCAAGGCAGCCTTCGCCGAGCAGATGGAGGCGCGCTACGGCATCACTGTCCCGGCAGAGTCCGGGCAGGACACCTACGCATCGATGATGGCCGCGCTGGAGGGGCGCATCCGCGTGAGCGTGCAGCTCGGCGGCAATCTCTATCACTCCAATCCCGACGCCGACTGGGCGGCGCGCGCGCTGCAGAACATCCCGCTGACCTTCCAGGTCTCCACCCAGCTCAACACCGGCCACGCCCACGGACGCGGCAAGACGACCATCGTCGTCCCGGCACTCGTGCGCGATGAGGAAACCCAGCTCACCATGCAGGAGTCCATGTTCAACTTCGTGCGCATCTCCGACGGCGGGCAGGAAGCCCCCGAGGGGGAGCCGCGCTCGGAGGTGGACATCATCGCTTCCCTGGCAGAGCGGGTGCTCCCCGAGAGGCGCTTCGACTGGAGCGAGCTGCGCTCTCACGAGGCGCTGCGCAAGGCCATCGGCGCCGTGGTGCCGGGCTATCAGCCGGCCGGCAACGTCGATCCCGAGCGCAAGGAGTTCCAGGTGGTCGGCCGCACCTTCCACGCGCCGCGCTTCGGCACCGAGGACGGCAAGGCCCGCTTCCACGTCACGCAGGTTCCCGAGTATTCGCGCGGCCCCGACGAGTATCAGCTCATGACCATCCGCAGCGAGGGCCAGTTCAATACCGTTGTGTATGAAGAAGAAGATCTCTATCGCGGCAATACAACGCGCGACGTGGTGATGATGAGCGCCGAGGATGCGGAGCGAAACGGCTGGAGCGAGGGCGAGCGGGTCCGCGTCACGACAGAGGTTGGCTCCATGAGCGCCTCGGTCGCGATCACGGACATCCGCGCAGGAAATCTCGCCATGTATTTCCCCGAAGCCAACTGCCTGGTGCCGCGAAAGCTCGACGCGCTCTCGAAGACACCCGCCTTCAAGTCCGTGCAGGCCCGGCTCGAAAGCGAGTCAGGCCGGCAGAGCGAGCCGGTGGCCGAAGCAGGCTGA
- a CDS encoding hemerythrin family protein produces MTFIDWEPRYEIGVDFVDRQHQQLVNIINRLHRSVEAGTGDRVLDGIFADLEVYTETHFKDEENAMIASDCPDLVRHQAAHREFIARVQQMRARFLAHEILADRVLDYLKTWLTLHILGTDRQCARYLARAEPRAAAEA; encoded by the coding sequence ATGACATTCATCGATTGGGAGCCCCGATACGAGATCGGCGTGGATTTCGTCGACCGTCAGCATCAGCAGCTCGTCAACATCATCAATCGTTTGCATCGCTCGGTGGAAGCCGGGACCGGTGACCGCGTGCTCGATGGCATCTTCGCAGACCTTGAGGTCTATACCGAGACCCATTTCAAGGATGAAGAAAATGCGATGATCGCCAGCGATTGTCCGGATCTGGTCCGACACCAGGCAGCCCATCGCGAGTTCATCGCGCGCGTGCAGCAGATGCGCGCGCGTTTCCTTGCGCACGAGATACTTGCCGATCGGGTGCTCGATTACCTGAAGACCTGGCTGACGTTGCACATCCTGGGCACCGACCGTCAGTGTGCCCGCTATCTGGCGCGGGCCGAGCCCCGGGCCGCAGCCGAGGCCTAG
- a CDS encoding hemerythrin family protein has product MTFITWEPRYEIGVEFVDRQHKQLVDIINRLHDSMESGASQRVLDHIFADLEVYTETHFRDEERYLAESNYPDLERHKGAHVQFIDRIRQMRERFMANDMVANQVLLYLKNWLTLHILGTDRQYANYFERGEGKNAAAG; this is encoded by the coding sequence ATGACGTTCATCACCTGGGAGCCCCGTTACGAGATCGGCGTGGAGTTTGTGGACCGCCAACACAAGCAGCTCGTCGACATCATCAACCGACTGCACGACTCCATGGAAAGTGGAGCCAGCCAGCGCGTTCTCGACCACATCTTCGCCGACCTTGAGGTCTATACCGAAACCCACTTCAGGGATGAAGAGCGGTATCTGGCCGAGAGTAATTACCCGGACCTCGAGCGCCACAAGGGCGCGCACGTCCAGTTCATCGATCGCATTCGGCAGATGCGCGAGCGCTTCATGGCCAACGACATGGTCGCCAACCAGGTGCTGCTCTATCTCAAGAACTGGCTGACCCTGCATATTTTGGGAACCGACCGTCAGTACGCCAATTACTTCGAGCGCGGAGAAGGAAAAAACGCCGCCGCGGGTTGA
- a CDS encoding AarF/ABC1/UbiB kinase family protein: MSEQNLILLGVLAVVAVVGVVVFRVISGQRNEAGISTSMGARGAQVSSLVSRSIWRKLWLKFRQMWATHEHKKALEEEYHLKSAEEAAKIMGNMKGVFMKLGQIISFANDSLPPAAQEALRGLQSDSPPMDFKLVRQQIESELGKDLGELFKDVDEQPLAAASIGQVHKAKLHDGTVVALKVQYPGVDTAIENDLKASAGLAAMINMVNKNVDAKAVVRELKERLYDELDYRQEMRNQQLFAELWDGHPYIRVPKVFPEFCTKRVLCQEFKKGLNFYDFLETATDKERELAVYVLHDFVFDSMHIHHVFNGDPHPGNYIFNEDGGITFIDFGCIKYFDDGFIHKLQGISRAVVEKDRDAFDQLVMDLGLILPGRPYDREWMWDFFGYHSAPFKEDRKFEFTPEWVAQAGEVMDPQKLQQMNLPPDLLFFNRITFGLNAIMQKLGANFNWHVAARRYLYESENVPPSLALQGIELPEKFLPSRQHGARRVEQVAQRPAE, encoded by the coding sequence GGTGGTTGCCGTCGTGGGCGTTGTCGTCTTTCGTGTGATTTCCGGCCAGCGCAACGAGGCCGGGATCTCCACCAGCATGGGTGCGCGCGGCGCGCAGGTCTCCTCACTGGTGAGTCGCTCGATCTGGCGAAAGCTCTGGCTGAAGTTCCGCCAGATGTGGGCCACCCACGAACACAAGAAAGCCCTCGAAGAAGAGTACCACCTCAAGAGCGCCGAGGAAGCCGCCAAAATCATGGGAAACATGAAGGGCGTCTTCATGAAGCTCGGCCAGATCATTTCCTTCGCCAATGATTCGCTGCCGCCCGCGGCGCAGGAAGCGCTGCGCGGCCTGCAGTCGGACTCGCCCCCCATGGACTTCAAGCTGGTGCGCCAGCAGATCGAATCGGAACTGGGCAAGGACCTGGGCGAGCTGTTCAAGGATGTGGATGAGCAGCCGCTGGCCGCCGCGAGCATCGGGCAGGTGCACAAGGCAAAGCTGCACGACGGCACGGTGGTCGCGCTCAAGGTCCAGTATCCGGGCGTCGATACCGCCATCGAAAACGACCTGAAGGCCTCCGCGGGGCTGGCCGCCATGATCAACATGGTGAACAAGAACGTGGACGCCAAGGCGGTGGTGCGCGAGCTCAAGGAACGTCTCTACGACGAGCTCGACTACCGCCAGGAGATGCGCAACCAGCAGCTCTTTGCCGAGCTCTGGGACGGCCATCCCTACATCCGCGTTCCGAAGGTGTTTCCCGAATTCTGTACCAAGCGCGTGCTCTGCCAGGAGTTCAAGAAGGGACTCAACTTCTACGACTTTCTCGAAACCGCGACGGACAAGGAGCGCGAGCTCGCCGTCTACGTGCTGCACGACTTTGTGTTCGACTCCATGCACATCCACCACGTCTTCAACGGCGATCCCCATCCGGGCAACTACATCTTCAACGAAGACGGCGGAATCACGTTCATCGACTTCGGCTGCATCAAGTACTTTGATGATGGGTTCATTCACAAACTGCAGGGAATCTCGCGCGCGGTAGTGGAAAAGGACCGCGACGCATTCGATCAACTGGTAATGGATCTCGGGCTCATCCTGCCGGGCCGGCCCTATGATCGCGAGTGGATGTGGGATTTCTTCGGCTACCACTCGGCGCCGTTCAAGGAAGACCGCAAGTTCGAGTTCACCCCCGAATGGGTCGCCCAGGCCGGCGAGGTGATGGACCCGCAAAAACTCCAGCAGATGAACCTGCCGCCGGACCTGCTGTTCTTCAACCGCATCACGTTCGGTCTGAATGCCATCATGCAGAAGCTGGGCGCCAACTTTAACTGGCACGTGGCGGCCCGCCGCTACCTCTACGAGTCCGAAAACGTCCCCCCCAGCCTGGCGCTGCAGGGCATCGAACTGCCCGAGAAATTCCTGCCCTCCCGGCAGCACGGTGCCAGACGTGTCGAGCAGGTGGCGCAGCGCCCGGCTGAGTGA